In Papaver somniferum cultivar HN1 chromosome 9, ASM357369v1, whole genome shotgun sequence, the genomic stretch tttttattttgtgtttgatgATTAATAATTTGGTGAAATAATTTTGCTTGCATTGATTCCTTTGACAGGTCAAGTTATTGACTGTTCTCTTGCAAAGCCGCAGGCAGATAAAAAACCTGATAGAGGGTCCAGTTCACATAAGTCAGCCTTGCTTACAGGTTATCCGCCTCCTTTGGGCTATGGGATGGCTGGTGGTGCATATGGTGGTCTAGGTGCAGGATATGGTAACTCGGGGTATGCACAGGTAAAATGGTTGCTGTGTTTTTCTATTAACCTTTTGGTACCACTTGGTCAGTGATGGTTCTTAGACTTGTATTTGTCCTGCGTTCTTTCCCTTGTGTTGTGAGTGTATGTGCGAGAGTATTCACAATGGATTGGGAAGTCATACATGCCAAACTTTATTATGGACAGAACATCGTTAAATGCATGGTTCTTGGCAATAATAATCATTGTCCAAAGGTCACCCACCAATGTAGCTCAGCAAACCATTAAGTTTGTGGAATTTTGAAGTTCTGAATCATCTTTGTTCCTTCAAATAGGTTACACTGGGCACCACTTCAATTTTATGTAATAGTTCTTGCCGCTTTTGGTTTACTTCGTATGTATAATACATACACTGACATGTGTAAGTGGTTTTCTCTTTGCAGCCGTTGATCTACGGCAGGGGACCAACTCCTGCGGGCATGTCTATGATGCCAATGCTTTTGCCTGACGGGCAGATCGGATATGTCCTGTATGTACATTACAGATCTTTTCCTCTTTTGTATGGTGGTTGCTGGATCAACTTGCCTTTACTCATCCATGAATTGTACTTATTCTACATCTCTCTCATACTGCAGACAGCAGCCTGGAGCACAGCAGTATCCTCCCCCTCCACAACATAGAAGTGGAGGTGGTAGGAGTGGAGGCAGAGGTGGCGGAAATAGAGGTGGCAACTCAAGTGGGGGTAACCAGAACGACGACGGTGGACATGGGAGCAGATATCGCCCTTATTGATAATCGTGACATTGTAACCTTGTAGCCATAGTCTGATTTGGGTGGAGCATCTCACCCttgaatcttatcttcttgtttttatGCTTGTATTGTTGTATCAATAAACACAGTTTAAGGTGAAAAAGTACAACCTATTCAACTGTACCCTCTTGTACTGTAGCTCCATAACAACACCAGCAATGCTAATTTAGAgaacaattgatcaaaagaaTTTAATAGTGAAAGTTAAAGCTAACAGAAATTGAAGGTCTTCTATATGTATTCATCTTTCTGCAGTAGATAGGACTGTTTTTATTGCTCATCAATCACCTCATTGCTCCATTCAGTTCTCCTTTTTTGTTCTGGAAGCTATCATGTGAGGTGTACACTTCTCTAACAAATTTCTTTGTCAAATCAAATGAATAGACAGCTCAGAATTGGGGAACCCATTCATTAGGTTGTTGAATTAAACTGCCTATTTTGATTGATAAATACTGAGGTTGCAAATGCAGACCAAAACAAAATTGTCCAAGGTTGCGATAGTTAGGACTTAAGAGGGATGCGTGAAAAAATGACGAAAAATAAATGATTATGCGCTCTCAGAATTGTCCTCTTCATcagcttcttcctcatcttctttgtCATTAATGTCTCCCTCTTCTTGATCGTCTCCGTCTTCATCCGCCTCTTCCTCCTGTTCATCTTCATcagcttcttcctcatcttctttttcGTTTCCTTCTTCATCAGCTTCTTCGTCATCCTCTTGATCTTCGTTATGTGCTGAAGGTTCTTCTTCCACCTCTGGTTGGACCTTCTTCCTTTTCTTATCTGCTCCAATTTCCTTTGCCTTTGCCGTTGAAGGTTCTTTTTCCACCTCAGATTGGGCCATTTTCCTTTTCTTATCTGCTTCCTTTGCCTTCGCTGCTCCAGCTTTCTTTCCAgcattttttcttttaaagtCTGACAAGAAATCAACCTAAGGATTAAACCATTATGTAGTGGGTAGCTCCACATATCTGCTCAGTTTGGATTTACAATGCTCCACAGAATTGTCATATAACAGATAGTAACTCAGCCTTTTTCTTCTGACGTCAACTAAGAAACCTACAAATTTGTTCTTTAAGATCTCATATGACTGCTTGGTTTGGGTTTGCAATGCATGAAACCTAGTAGTTAGATTGATGACAGACATTGTCATTAGTTTACTTACAGAACCTTGTAGTGAATTGTGTACCACTTTTTAATGATACAGACAAGCAAGAAAAGCACCAAGGGATAGAGCAACATGCCAACATCCACTCCAGAGAAATGATCTAGTTGATTCAAGAAGAAACATAACTTTGCTACCAACAAACCAATTATTATATGAAGTGGTGGATTAGAAAATGATATTGAAGTGAAATGCTGGCggcattttttttttcctttgtaaaCCAGTATTAAaaatttataatgcaaaagatatTGAACTGCAAAATGACTTGATATTCCTTAAATCATCCTACGGACAAAAGCAATTATGTAACAATTTACAGCTAGCAGAATCACGTTTATCCTCTCCCCAGGTATGCAATGAATCCTACCTATTGGTATATTTACATCAACAAGATACAAAGGAAGTTTTTTATTACTCGGGAAACTTATTTACAATACCCCTCCATTTTCAAAACAGAACATGAGACAGCGATAGATTTGAAGTACAGAGAGACTACTGGAACTTGGTTGCCCCAAGGCTTGACTATAGTCGCTAAAGGAGGAACATCAAGCAATTACGGGGCGTGTAAGTAAAGGGCGTTTAGTGAGTGaaatgggaaaaaaaaaatccagaagAGAGAGCTCTTCAAATGATAAACATCTGAAGTACTTGGAAAATACTGGGTTTGATTACTGAAAGTTAGCTACACCAAGAAAGTAGATTGTGAACTATATGCATTGTGAAGGATGTCATAAAGCAAAAGTTACAATGCATGACATAAACTCACCTAACAGTTTGTATACCAGAAGATGTTTCTAGGAGATCTAATCATGGTTCATTAGCAACATATTTCAACAGTGGCTGGTAGTGATAGACCATATGTCAGTTCTTACTTCAATGATTATGCTTTATAGAGAAAATCATGAATAGCTTATCGAATAGGCAGACAGTAACAGTATCCAGTGAAAAATATGCTAACCATCTAAAGAGGCTTTGAGAGGTTCaatgaactcttgaaattcaatcTCTTCCAGTGCTTTGAAAATATCTTCGGCATTGATTGTTTGCCTCTTTGACTCCTTGCATACATCGTTTGCCCTGCAGGAAACAACAACTATCATAATCTGCATCCAAACGAAAAGAAACTATTACTTTTACCATCATTATAGATCTCAATAAAACCATTAGAAGGGTATCCCGTAGGAGAACATATTTCCTTCCTCATATTTCTTCTGATGGGAAATGAAATCCTCATCTGAGACACTAGAAAATTAAAAGTAGGAATCATCTAATTGAGCGATTTGAGCTAAACTCAAAACGTACAATTATGGTTTCAGACTTCCAGTTGATTGAAACTTGACTAGCTGCACATCCTTTATCCAAACCCTATTTTAGGAAGCTTAGAggaaataaaagaaatttggggaaaaactACTTCAACTGATCCAGGATTAATTCCTCGAAGAAACATTTTAGTTCTAATCATTCACAACCATAAGTTATCAAACTCATTTCACACCCATTACACCCAAAACCCTAATGGTTAAGTAAAAAATCCCAACCTTTTCGTGTGTGATCAAAGGAACAGCATAACCATACACTAAGTTTGCTAATTGTTTATCAAATTTCAGGAAATCAAATTCTAGTGCCACAAAATTTGGAGAAGACTTACGTAGCAGACAGGTAATGGATGAAGATTCTAGCACTCTCACCGAAAGCGAGGATAGCTTCTTTATGAATCTGGAGATCTCCAGCATCTGACTCTGAGAGTTTCTCCTTCACCAATCTTCGTACAATAGCTTTAGGTAGCTCCTCCACCGATTCAGCTCCAACTTTTGCCATTTTTACTATTTCTCTGCCCCTTTTCTCACCTTATACCAAAACCTAGAAATCGAACTATTCAACCTTCTTTGTCTAATACTTAGCGCCAAAATTGATGGCCTTTAATTACTTTCCCGCCCTTTAGGGATACACTTGCACCAAAAACGCCCTtgccaaaagaaaaaaacaaacaaaaacaattAAGAAATTATTGCAGTCTATTACAGGGGTGATAAATTTGTGGTTGGCTTGGGGTTTGTCCTTCAGCACTTTGGTGAGTACGTGGCAAGTGCTCCATTAACACCTTTACTCAAGCTAGGTGGTGGGTTGCGACCAGTTGTTAATTGTTGTAGGGACTATATGGAAGAGACTATGCTCCAAGATTGCAGCCACTTCAGCGTGCAAGCATTTAACTTCTTATTTAGGTAATTATCAATTTGGTGTAGGCATACGTTGTAGTGTGGAGGGCATATTACACGTTGCCAATCGTCTATTTGAGCTAAAAGGGGACTGCACTACTCATACAATGTTGCTAATTGACTTCTCAAACGCCTTCAATCTAATTGATAGGACCACAATGATTAAGGAAGTCAGAACCCATTGCCCTGGTATATCAAGGTGGGTACAATTTTGTTATTCAACCCTAGCTAGATTATACTATAACGAGTTTGTTCTTTCTTCGTCTCAGGGGGTCCAACAAGGTGACCCACTTGGTCCCCTATTGTTTGCTCTAACTTTGCACCTACTTGCTGCCAAGATTGCAGATCAGCGTTCTTTGGACTTCCACGCCTGGTATCTCGGCGACGGTACTATTGCAGGTGATACATTGCAGGTATCTAAAGCCTTGCAGATCATCCAGGAAGATGGTTCTAAGAGTGGTTTGTTCTTGAATATTAcaaaaactgaaatattttggCCTTCTCTTGATCCTAGGAGTAATGCTGAAGGTGTGTTTTCTGCCAATATTGGTAGGCCATCTTGTAGAGTGAAATTGTTAGGAGGTCCGGTCAGTTTTTACTTGCAATATTATAGTGCCATGGTGTTAATTAGAGTGGATAAGACAATACAACTGATGCATAAGGTACATGAGTTGAAAGATCCACAAAGTGAGCTATCACTCTTACGCAACTGTATAGGGGTTTCAAGACTTTATTTCATTCTTCGTACTACTAGTCCCTTGGCTATAAAGTCTGTGGCTCCACACTTTGATAAGCAATTACTCAATTACTTGGTCAGATTGTTGTTGGTGATGGTGCAGGTTTCGGGTTGGTCCAGCAGCGTATGACCACCTTGCCCATCAAAGATGGAGGTTTAGGGGTCTACACCATTGCTGATACTGGGACATATTGTTTCTTAGCTTCTTTGGCCCAAACTCAGTACTTGTAGAACAACCTCCTGAAGCTTCCATCTTCTTCAGACCCTTGTCACAAGTTTGAACATGCTTTGCAGTTTTTCTTACAAGCTTGTGAGCTTTCTAGTTCCAACTTCAACATCAAAGATGCTGCCCCCCATTATATGAAGTCTCTGGCAGCCATCTAATTTGGTGTTGTAAAGGGTACACTTACCTCCAACTTTGCTTTGAATGTCCGAAACCATTTTATGGCAATGTAATCGGAAGGTACATGTTATGGACTTTCTAAAGGACATTCCTATTAGCGTGTTGAATCAGTTAGTTGGGCCGAGACAATTTAGTGTCGTCCTTCAATACAGACTAGGTATACCCTTTTTAGCTAAAGACAGTTTGTGTTCTATCTGTGCACGACCTATGGACATCTATGGGGATCACGCTACACATTGTGCTAGCGAGGATGGTCCCAAATTTCGTCATGATATGGTGAGGGATGTTTTTGCTGATATGTGATATAAAAATGGTGTCGTGGCAAGGAAATAAGTGTCTTTGGGATTTCTTTCCGACAATGCTAACTCCTTAAATCCCGTCGATATTCTTGTCTACAATTGGGAAGATGGCAAACATGTTTGCTTTGATGTCACGGGTGCTTCTCCTTTTACAAGTGTTAGAACTCGTACTTTCACTCCAAGTCATGCTATCCATGCTGCTGTCACTCGCAAAAACACCAAATATCTGGACAAATGCACACAACAGGGCTATGGTTTCAAAGTATTAGCATTTACCACTTTAGGTGAACTTGGTGAGGACACTATCTTATTTCTTAAGCGCTTGAGAAACTGCCTTGCTAGGCATAAATGTCAATTACAAAATAAGTAGTTCTCTCTTTCACAGATTAggcattgttattcaaaaaggtgttggggcccagcttgttgctcggttacCTTCCACCAACGTTTCCACCTATAtgtattgattttttttgttattctattaattaatgaaaaataagaaaactacAAATAAAAAAACTGGCCGCACCGAAGTAttcccaaattaattggggtatataaaatttaaattcTTCCAAGATTATTTCCTAAGGGATGTCTTAAAGATTAAATTGTCTGTCCCATTAATACATGAATTCAGTTTCACTGAAGCCGTAAAACTAAAACTCATTCATCAATCTTCAAAATCCATCTTCAAAACTTGGACCCTAACtgtgtgataaaaaaaaaaaaagttcagaaTGAAACTAAAAAATCAAGACGAAATTGAAATTTAGGACTATGAGATATAAGATTGGATTCAGATCGGGTATTTATTACGCACTCAGGTTTGAGTTTGAGTACAGAATCGTACCCAATGTCATATCATGTATAATTCCAAATTTTTATGAAAAGTTGTCAAGAAGATGTATTTTTTAGCATGACGACTTTTCTTGGTATTCAAAATTCTGTCATGGTCTAATTTGTGTAGGTTGACGATTTTGATTCAGTTAGTTTTATAAGTTTTAGGGTCGCCATAATCCTCAAATAtctactttttctttctttttttttaataagaagaaCTTTATTTATCTATATTTATAAGCGGAAGTTTATATGACAGATGATGGGATCTAATCTAAGACCTTCTCCAATAGTGAATGTGAATATTTCATATGTGACATCGTTTCTAAGACATCCTTTGAgcaaaaaaaatcctaaatattatgaaaaataaaattttatctccaacccataaagttttctattatttgtttacttatttgtaggcataTAATTGGTTTTAATCCTtcccatttttatttttcaatgaattttaataataaaagtgtgactaggatgggaagacatcttcttagtgaatgtctaaaactagaggttcacctagaggatgtctaattttttttttaccacatcatcttcacatcaatgggttgaagatgattttttataaatattgttaTGGATCCTACGTGGATTAGGATTTTTTTCTTCagacacattccattggagaggctCTAAGATTATCCCTTTCTAAGAAATTCGGATTAGGACTTTTTCCTTCAGACGCATTCCATTGGAGAGGCTCTAAGATTATCCCTTTCTAAGAAATTCGATCTTTCAAGACTAGACATATTCTCCATAGAGAAATATTCAACTTTCTTAGTTCTAACTTCCTTGGCAAGCCTATCTTCTATATCGACAAACTTTCTAGTTTTAAACAAAAAAGAAACCGAATTACAATAATTAAAGGAAAATTTGCATCTGTCGATGCTATTATGAGCTCTACAGGGAAGGTCTTCAGGAATTAGTTCACCATATTCTCTAATATCTACTTTGACGACTTTGTATTGGTTGTCACTTTGTGCGATGTCGACCATGAAGACCAATAACATCTTAAATCAACCTTTCTCTGTGTCCCATTTTTAATTTAGTCGTTTGTTGTTTTATCTGTAAGCGTGAAGAGCTTGTGTATAAGATTTTTAGTTGCCAATGTTTGAAATTTTCGACCTTGAAGACTATAGTTTAGTCGACAAGTTATGATATTAATACCTTGCcaactaatcatgcatttgtaacacctttctctctataggtgttgatggtggatttttggcaagggctaaaatcgtaaaatcatgatactgcatgtttctggccCCGCTTCAGGAATGCATGTGAAAATTCATATTTTgtgatccgtgaaccatttcacgatctatgaatgagcgagcattcctctcagagctatgatgaatatgtttctcgaaaggcctctcagcTGAGCTGTCGATGCTTcacgcatttcatcatcacctctacatataattaaaatgattgggcggctcctagacatatttcaTGCCGGTATCAagtttaacgccttcaggacgtcacgctgctcgttgttccctgactacgtaaaGAAACCATGTATAGAAtttcttaatgattgggcggttcctaAACATATTGcatgttagagagcttaacgccttcaggacgtcacgctgctcgttgttccctgactatacacccccctcataacgagtatgatgcttcaattatctcatatctcaattCTGCAAATAGGTTAATTCTACCGCgccattcatcaactgaattttagaaaataatctattctatctcattactccgtttcatggatgATCCTTAGCTGGATTcaatggattagtaatagatactcaactcattttattactccgtttcatgaattattctcagctgaatttcatgaattagtaataaatattcactgatcgggcatctgggccaccaccgactaagctccgagaaaatggtgcgagtgtacttaataataatgcatgaacgagcacccgAACGAGCAttaaaaaatatggacgaacgggGAACCTATGCAACTGAGAAGGAAAATAATATTATGGTgggttagagcgtccacagtgggcgactaaacccaaatatttggtcttttgatcagacgtagtggaacgtactatcgatcaaattttgatcgacgactaaaactcggagtatatttggtctgggaccaagactaaacccaaatatagtcgagcgttggtatagtccatgtcccacaccaggcggacgtatagtccacgccccacatcagACGAACGTAaagtctacgctccacatggggcgtacgcaaaatctacgccccatttttttttttttattttgtatggggcgggcattatacccccgccccattctttgttctCAAAATTtttttagtggggcgggctttatacctctgCCCCACTTTCTTTCTTTTNNNNNNNNNNNNNNNNNNNNNNNNNNNNNNNNNNNNNNNNNNNNNNNNNNNNNNNNNNNNNNNNNNNNNNNNNNNNNNNNNNNNNNNNNNNNNNNNNNNNNNNNNNNNNNNNNNNNNNNNNNNNNNNNNNNNNNNNNNNNNNNNNNNNNNNNNNNNNNNNNNNNNNNNNNNNNNNNNNNNNGAATCTCCCCAATCaagcggacgtatagtccacgccccacaccaggcgaacgtataatgtacgtctgaccaaactagtctttccaccgtagcgtcacacaccagactaaatcCAAAATTTGTTCTTTTTTCCCCTCtctggtctttggttatactcgcaccactgcagttgctcttaggatgtagaattttaaaggtgggatttatgggtccatgggatttggtggaattacgtttCCTTTAGAATGTTTGGTTATCCAAATCCTTATAATCATGTTTCCCACGGGAATCAGTTTTCCaacaaatcctccatatggagtccgacccctcccccctaagatttgctgggaaacttatcatGAGATTTATGGATCCACttttttttaactttaaatcTCATATATACACAATTTTAATATTCTAAGGGTAATACCAAACAATATATGGACTTTAAAACAAGCTAATTCTATGAATCCTAGGAATTTTAACTGTAGTTACCAAAAACACGAgggatttacatgaatcccagaatttgtaatTCCATGGGATTATAAATCCTCGAAATcgtgaattctgcaaacaaacacaccattaaataaaataaacaagaggcatgGAACCGAGCCCACCGGTCGCCCGGTCATGCCGCCATTCCGGTCCCACTCTtccgttattttattttattatttccctcatctcatgaagactccttcatttgagcaaactccctcgcttgagaaaaactctccatactttccatcaaacgatgaaaaaatagtaaaaaatacggaaaggtgtcacgggaccaggACACCTAGCCGCACGTCCATGCCCTagatgtggccggtcccacaccttgtaattacttattttctcatattattatttccttcatctcatgaaactccatcgtttgagataaaaccctagtttttcaatatttttttctcaaatatcgctcaaaccatgaaaaagccaaaaagtcaaatggtcacatgaccgactaggcttctcgCGTCAAAGACTAAaatattaatattttaatattcttaaaatattggtcgcatgagcaaagttctacttgctcatttgagcaaaatcgagagtttcagtcaagatcaaactcttgtgaaaatccaaaatattgctcaaacgcgcaccagaaaataccaaaactctcaagactgagacacatGCAGTATcacacgggcatgccaccttgaccgaccaaggtcggcccttaggcttgcaaggagccggtcccacactctttcataattttgacctaattatctCTCAACAGTTTACATTGGGTCCGAactttctccaaccaacttgggatttgctcaatcgtccgtcagctggtcccacgaccaccaagggccggtcccgtGACCCAttggtcggcccctcatctctccataactaggttttattacctaacgctcaaacgagcattattttaataaatgattaaaccaacatttgattatcctttcaccaactggtcaacaagggactttggtgcatgctcactcgagcacttgggtgctagatggtcgaccatcatcccatgtagccgatccctccttcacttagtgacttattttcagtaaatcatataaaaaattagggtttcgaatgaaTGCTCTGCAAATTATAATTCTGAGTAAGTTCGAATACTaataatttatgttgatccaacaagcaACATCTGGGTTAATTATGTAATATTCGGTCCAGTACTCCAGCTAcgtgtattttaattaatattttatgtggccccgctaccaataattcatcaaatgagcaatatttgctcagatgctcgaatattgattcgactatcaatattcagtaattcatcgaatgagaaatatttgttcagatactcgaatattgattcaactatcaatgttcaacaattcatcagacgagcaatattggCTCAGACTATAATATTTATTACatgattcaattatcaacatcattcattcgagaactatacgtcccaacagacatgttcaattcatgaatcctagagaattcagcaatcatgctcgactgaacaatatttagaatcaccgtctaatcaagtcaacgattgactaatcaaatacatgtatgctttgcagactccacgttcgtgggacatcaatcacgtcatatAGGGgctattaattagggttttggtctagcggcctACATCACGTGTGTTCATATACGATGAGAAATTTGAGTAAGtagtgcaagcagttgagggagttagcaaagtagtaggtggacaatcaaccaagtct encodes the following:
- the LOC113310374 gene encoding DNA polymerase epsilon subunit 3-like, producing the protein MAKVGAESVEELPKAIVRRLVKEKLSESDAGDLQIHKEAILAFGESARIFIHYLSATANDVCKESKRQTINAEDIFKALEEIEFQEFIEPLKASLDDFKRKNAGKKAGAAKAKEADKKRKMAQSEVEKEPSTAKAKEIGADKKRKKVQPEVEEEPSAHNEDQEDDEEADEEGNEKEDEEEADEDEQEEEADEDGDDQEEGDINDKEDEEEADEEDNSESA